From Vigna unguiculata cultivar IT97K-499-35 chromosome 5, ASM411807v1, whole genome shotgun sequence, the proteins below share one genomic window:
- the LOC114184015 gene encoding cold-inducible RNA-binding protein-like encodes MGRKLFVSRLSFYATQEQLKKLFAPFGEVASVNLVVDPKTKRTKGYGFVSYNTQIEAEKALKAMNGRIVDGRLLLVEPAGEK; translated from the exons ATGGGGAGAAAACTCTTTGTATCGA GATTATCTTTTTACGCTACACAGGAACAGCTGAAGAAGTTGTTCGCTCCGTTCGGAGAAGTTGCCAGTG TTAATCTCGTGGTCGATCCTAAAACTAAAAGGACCAAAGGGTATGGGTTTGTCTCCTACAACACTCAAATTGAAGCGGAAAAGGCTCTGAAAGCCATGAATGGCAGG ATTGTTGATGGAAGGCTGCTTTTGGTTGAACCTGCCGGCGAGAAATGA
- the LOC114186202 gene encoding uncharacterized protein LOC114186202, with product MIMSLLCFHSLFRQVVSTLPSRRLLNAVTWTLLLIVTVTVASVAPGVAFLLAISPPSSFSSKQPCNGVGGEFVRIPLDFPTEIVCLPQHAVMSRSDLDFFLPTLFAALVVGASTCLLRSVACA from the coding sequence ATGATCATGTCTCTTCTTTGCTTCCATTCCCTTTTCCGGCAAGTGGTGTCCACGCTACCGTCGCGGCGGTTACTCAACGCCGTTACGTGGACACTTCTCTTAATCGTTACCGTGACGGTGGCATCGGTGGCTCCTGGGGTGGCTTTTCTGTTGGCGATATCTCCACCTTCGTCGTTCTCATCCAAACAACCTTGTAACGGTGTCGGTGGTGAGTTTGTGAGAATTCCTTTGGATTTTCCCACAGAGATTGTGTGTTTGCCCCAACATGCGGTTATGAGCAGGTCCGACCTAGATTTCTTCTTGCCAACGTTGTTCGCTGCTTTGGTTGTCGGTGCTTCAACTTGCCTCCTTCGTTCAGTGGCCTGCGCCTGA
- the LOC114184878 gene encoding THO complex subunit 4A, whose amino-acid sequence MSAALDMTLDDIIKNNKKSASANSRGRGRASGPGPARRLPNRAANRAAPYATAKAPESAWQHDMYADQPAATAFAGQGGRASSIETGTKLYISNLDYGVSNDDIKELFLEVGDLKRHTVHYDRSGRSKGTAEVVFSRRADAVAAVKRYHNVQLDGKPMKVEIVGTNIATHAAAPTVNGTFGNSGGPPRSVQGRNGPLGRPRGAPRGRGGSRRGGRGRGRGRDEKVSAEDLDAELEKYHAEAMQLN is encoded by the exons ATGTCTGCGGCTCTGGATATGACGCTCGACGATATTATCAAGAACAACAAGAAGTCAGCCTCCGCCAACTCCAGGGGCCGAGGCCGAGCTTCGGGACCCGGACCCGCTCGTCGTCTCCCCAACCGGGCCGCAAATCGTGCCGCGCCGTACGCCACCGCTAAG GCGCCGGAGTCTGCGTGGCAGCACGATATGTACGCCGATCAGCCAGCCGCCACGGCTTTTGCAGGTCAAGGTGGTCGGGCGTCTTCCATCGAAACAGGGACGAAGCTTTACATATCTAATCTGGATTATGGCGTCTCCAATGACGATATTAAG GAGTTATTTCTTGAAGTTGGTGACCTGAAGCGGCATACTGTTCACTACGACAGGAGTGGAAGATCCAAG GGTACAGCGGAAGTAGTCTTCTCTCGACGTGCTGATGCTGTAGCTGCAGTGAAGAGGTATCACAATGTTCAGCTAGACGGGAAACCAATGAAGGTAGAGATTGTGGGGACAAATATCGCCACACATGCTGCAGCGCCCACTGTTAATGGGACTTTTGGAAATTCTGGTGGTCCTCCCAGAAG TGTACAAGGGAGAAATGGGCCACTAGGAAGGCCACGTGGTGCGCCTAGAGGGCGAGGTGGCAGTCGGAGGGGTGGTCGAGGACGTGGTAGAGGTCGTGATGAAAAGGTATCTGCGGAAGACCTTGATGCTGAGTTGGAGAAGTATCATGCTGAGGCTATGCAATTGAACTGA
- the LOC114185186 gene encoding histone H2A, translating to MDTGGKIKKGAGGRKGGGPKKKPVTRSVRAGLQFPVGRIGRYLKKGRYAQRVGTGAPVYLAAVLEYLAAEVLELAGNAARDNKKNRIIPRHVLLAVRNDEELGKLLAGVTIAHGGVLPNINPVLLPKKTEKASKEPKSPSKATKSPKKA from the exons ATGGACACCGGTGGAAAGATTAAGAAGGGTGCCGGCGGAAGAAAGGGTGGCGGGCCAAAGAAGAAGCCAGTCACTAGATCCGTCAGGGCTGGTCTCCAATTCCCTGTCGGAAGAATTGGCCGTTACTTGAAAAAGGGAAGATACGCTCAGCGTGTGGGAACCGGTGCTCCTGTTTATCTGGCTGCTGTTCTTGAATACCTAGCTGCTGAG GTGCTTGAATTGGCTGGAAATGCTGCTCGTGACAACAAGAAGAATAGGATTATTCCTAGACATGTGCTTCTGGCCGTGAGGAACGATGAGGAATTGGGGAAATTGCTTGCTGGAGTCACAATTGCTCACGGTGGTGTGCTACCTAACATTAACCCTGTTTTGTTGCCTAAGAAGACCGAGAAGGCTTCCAAGGAACCCAAATCTCCATCCAAGGCCACCAAGTCTCCCAAGAAGGCTTAG
- the LOC114185185 gene encoding histone H2A-like has protein sequence MDAGGKIKKGAGGRKGGGPKKKPVTRSVRAGLQFPVGRIGRYLKKGRYAQRVGTGAPVYLAAVLEYLAAEVLELAGNAARDNKKNRIIPRHVLLAVRNDEELGKLLAGVTIAHGGVLPNINPVLLPKKTEKASKEPKSPSKATKSPKKA, from the exons ATGGACGCCGGTGGAAAGATCAAGAAGGGTGCCGGTGGAAGAAAGGGTGGTGGGCCAAAGAAGAAGCCGGTCACCAGGTCCGTGAGGGCGGGTCTCCAATTCCCTGTCGGAAGAATTGGTCGTTACTTGAAAAAGGGAAGATACGCTCAGCGTGTGGGAACTGGTGCTCCTGTTTATCTTGCTGCTGTTCTTGAATACCTAGCTGCTGAG GTGCTTGAATTGGCTGGAAATGCTGCCCGTGACAACAAGAAGAACAGGATTATTCCCAGACATGTGCTTCTTGCCGTGAGGAACGACGAGGAATTGGGGAAATTGCTCGCCGGAGTCACAATTGCTCACGGTGGTGTGTTGCCCAACATTAACCCTGTTTTGTTGCCTAAGAAGACTGAGAAAGCTTCTAAGGAACCCAAGTCTCCTTCCAAAGCTACCAAGTCTCCCAAAAAGGCTTAG
- the LOC114183715 gene encoding histone H2A-like: MDAGGKIKKGAGGRKGGGPKKKPVARSVRAGLQFPVGRIGRYLKKGRYSQRVGTGAPVYLAAVLEYLAAEVLELAGNAARDNKKNRIIPRHVLLAVRNDEELGKLLAGVTIAHGGVLPNINPVLLPKKTEKASKEPKSPSKATKSPKKA, from the exons ATGGACGCCGGTGGAAAGATTAAGAAGGGCGCTGGAGGAAGAAAGGGTGGTGGGCCAAAGAAGAAACCGGTGGCAAGGTCCGTGAGGGCTGGTCTCCAATTCCCCGTTGGAAGAATTGGGCGTTATTTGAAAAAAGGAAGGTACTCGCAGCGTGTTGGAACCGGTGCTCCAGTATATTTGGCTGCTGTACTTGAATACCTAGCTGCTGAG GTGCTTGAATTGGCTGGAAATGCTGCTCGCGACAACAAGAAGAACAGAATTATTCCCAGACATGTGCTTCTGGCCGTGAGGAACGATGAGGAGTTGGGGAAATTGCTTGCGGGAGTCACAATTGCTCACGGTGGTGTGCTTCCCAACATTAACCCTGTTTTGTTGCCTAAGAAGACTGAGAAAGCTTCCAAGGAACCCAAATCTCCATCCAAGGCCACGAAGTCCCCTAAGAAGGCTTAG
- the LOC114186333 gene encoding ACT domain-containing protein ACR9-like, producing MMGVSGADDDVVQIQHPNKPGDPFIVTVNCPDKTGLACDICRVILDFGLCIFKGDVSTDGVWCYVVLWVIPHSLLLPVNSSYLILKERLQGICPPCLASFYLVQQPSRSSPVYLLKFCCLDRKGLLHEVTKVLSELELTIQKVKVTTTPDGRVLDLFFVTDNRELLHTRKRQDETCERLNDVLRDSCISCELQLAGSEYEYNQGISSLSPALAEELFQCELSENEVRSQALSPDMAKLKKTIVTLDNALSPAHTLVQIRCADHKGLLYDIMRTFKDMNIKISYGRFSPNSMGYRELDIFIQQKEGKKILDLEKQSALCCRLKLEMLHPLRVIIANRGPDTELLVANPVELSGKGRPRVFYDVTLALKTLGICVFSAEVGRHSTSEREWEVYRFLLDENCELQLTGVAARNKIVNKVRRTLMGW from the exons ATGATGGGAGTCTCGGGCGCCGATGACGACGTCGTTCAAATCCAGCATCCGAACAAGCCCGGCGACCCTTTCATCGTCACCGTCAATTGCCCCGACAAGACCGGCCTCGCCTGCGATATCTGCAGAGTCATTCTCGATTTCGGTCTCTGCATTTTCAAAGGAG ATGTTTCAACCGATGGTGTTTGGTGTTACGTTGTGTTGTGGGTCATTCCACACTCCCTGTTGCTTCCCGTTAATTCCTCTTATCTGATCCTCAAAGAACGACTTCAGGGAATTTGTCCTCCTTGTTTAGCCTCCTTTTATCTCGTCCAGCAGCCTTCCAGATCTTCTCCTGTTTATCTGTTGAAGTTCTGTTGCCTTGATCGAAAGGGGTTGTTACACG AGGTAACAAAAGTGCTCTCGGAGCTTGAACTTACCATTCAAAAGGTGAAAGTGACCACAACACCGGATGGTAGAGTGTTGGACCTATTTTTCGTGACAGATAACAG GGAACTTTTACACACGAGAAAGCGACAAGATGAGACATGTGAAAGACTGAATGATGTTCTGCGAGACTCGTGTATCAGCTGTGAACTTCAATTGGCGGGTTCAGAGTATGAGTATAATCAGGGTATCTCTTCTCTATCTCCTGCTTTAGCTGAGGAGTTATTTCAATGTGAGTTATCAGAAAATGAAGTTCGTTCTCAAGCTCTTAGTCCTGATATGGCAAAGTTGAAGAAAACCATCGTAACACTAGACAATGCCTTAAGCCCAGCTCACACGCTTGTTCAAATACGATGTGCTGATCACAAGGGTCTTCTTTATGACATTATGAGAACATTCAAGGACATGAATATAAAG ATTTCATATGGCCGATTTTCACCCAATTCAATGGGATATCGTGAGTTAGATATATTTATTCAGcagaaagaaggaaaaaagattTTGGATCTGGAGAAGCAAAGTGCACTGTGCTGTCGTTTGAAACTGGAAATGCTTCATCCATTGCGAGTAATCATTGCCAACCGAGGACCAGATACCGAACTATTGGTCGCTAATCCAGTTGAGCTATCTGGAAAAGGAAGACCTCGAGTTTTTTATGATGTCACATTGGCTCTCAAAACACTTGGAATTTGTGTTTTCTCG GCTGAAGTAGGAAGGCATTCAACTTCAGAGCGTGAATGGGAGGTGTACAGATTTCTCTTGGATGAGAACTGTGAGCTACAATTAACAGGTGTTGCTGCTAGAAATAAGATTGTAAATAAGGTTAGAAGAACCTTAATGGGTtggtaa
- the LOC114183270 gene encoding UDP-glucuronic acid decarboxylase 6 yields MATDSSNGNGHHQTTTSTKTPPTPSPLRFSKFFQSNMRILVTGGAGFIGSHLVDRLMENEKNEVIVADNYFTGSKDNLKKWIGHPRFELIRHDVTEPLLIEVDQIYHLACPASPIFYKYNPVKTIKTNVIGTLNMLGLAKRVGARILLTSTSEVYGDPLVHPQPESYWGNVNPIGVRSCYDEGKRVAETLMFDYHRQHGIEIRIARIFNTYGPRMNIDDGRVVSNFIAQALRGESLTVQCPGTQTRSFCYVSDLVDGLIRLMEGPNTGPINLGNPGEFTMIELAETVKELINPDVEIKMVENTPDDPRQRKPDITKAKELLGWEPKVKLRDGLPLMEENFRLRLGVDKKN; encoded by the exons ATGGCAACGGATTCTTCCAATGGTAATGGACATCACCAgacaacaacatcaacaaagaCACCTCCTACACCATCTCCCCTGcgcttttccaaattttttcaG TCCAACATGAGAATCCTGGTTACTGGAGGTGCTGGATTCATTGGGTCTCACTTAGTTGACAGATTGatggaaaatgagaaaaatgag GTCATTGTTGCTGACAACTACTTCACTGGATCAAAGGACAACCTCAAAAAATGGATTGGCCATCCTAGATTTGAGCTTATCCGTCATG ATGTCACGGAGCCTTTGCTGATTGAGGTTGATCAGATCTACCATCTTGCATGCCCTGCCTCTCCTATTTTCTACAAATACAATCCAGTGAAG ACTATAAAGACTAATGTGATAGGCACCCTGAATATGCTTGGGCTTGCAAAGAGAGTAGGAGCAAG GATTTTGCTTACATCAACATCTGAGGTATATGGAGATCCTCTGGTGCATCCTCAACCTGAAAGCTATTGGGGCAATGTTAACCCTATTG GAGTCCGTAGTTGTTATGATGAGGGGAAACGGGTGGCTGAAACTTTGATGTTTGATTACCATAGACAGCATGGCATTG AAATACGCATTGCAAGAATCTTTAACACATATGGACCACGCATGAATATTGACGATGGGCGTGTTGTTAGCAATTTCATTGCTCAAGCACTTCG GGGGGAATCCTTGACAGTCCAATGTCCAGGAACTCAAACTCGAAGTTTCTGTTATGTCTCTGACCTG GTTGATGGCCTTATCCGCCTCATGGAAGGGCCGAACACCGGGCCAATCAACCTTGGAAACCCTG GTGAATTTACAATGATTGAACTTGCTGAGACTGTGAAAGAG CTTATCAATCCTGATGTTGAGATCAAGATGGTGGAGAACACTCCTGATGATCCGAGACAAAGAAAACCAGACATAACAAAAGCAAAGGAATTGTTGGGATGGGAGCCAAAGGTGAAGTTGAGGGATGGTCTTCCACTTATGGAAGAGAATTTCCGTCTGAGACTTGGAGTTGACAAGAAGAATTAG
- the LOC114183216 gene encoding uncharacterized protein LOC114183216 produces the protein MKKVLAVKRMRGLWREGLSSAFRTALACTVVGCVSLYAPPSITTLISFPAFSYVTAILIITNHATFGHALRGCCLALYATLHTIGPAIFTLWLLGPGRLSKVGTAVAVALAASVVVLPWPHSAAHLLAKRLALGQIVLVYVVAYDNGVHTDPLMHPLRLAASTALGALACLVTLLLPYPRFACSQMNEMYKLLTKNMSKRLRILIKVISEEEKANAIGFISQAKSLATKRTNLLSLITLYKEGVQWEIVPCKILRSHCLSKIQRLGEVDKNLRGMELALTCTNSFTINILNQNLKHGLNNLEEHISVAIKQPKQGLRGGSLTVPESNAKDVTLFLQSLQTIPTTHQQLPIFFFLFCTQLLHKKPLKQAPTSAQDNNTNENSHWANWVATLRNTNFIPPIKFSLSLGLAVFLGLVYSKENGYWAGLSVAVSYVSGREATFRAANVKAQGTVLGTVYGVLGCFVFQRFFHIRFLSLLPWFIFTSFLQRSQMYGPAGAISAVIGAVLILGRKNYGPPSEFAIARIVETFIGLSSSIFMDLILEPKRASTCAKMELSQCLATLGESIGSLSLLYSETNLEEKLTTLKMQVSELKKFVVEAEVEPNFWFVPFNSVCYNKVLGSLSRMVELLWFGERALKFLQQEFQRCGAYEKEDVNTLNAKLEHVKEFICSSIKNIEEICGTKRVEKNENPYDVEAGKSSECNTCMVSGLGEDGIEEIIGWFLQLCRSVVDKLDGDESEVKNQVVLSLSALGFCLFSCIRGTIEIEEAIIEIVQ, from the exons ATGAAGAAAGTGTTGGCAGTGAAAAGAATGCGAGGGTTGTGGCGAGAGGGGCTCTCATCAGCGTTCCGCACAGCCCTAGCATGCACCGTAGTGGGATGTGTGAGCCTCTACGCGCCACCCTCCATCACCACCCTCATATCCTTCCCTGCATTCTCATACGTCACAGCCATTCTCATCATCACCAACCACGCCACCTTCGGACACGCCTTGCGCGGATGCTGCCTCGCACTCTACGCCACCCTTCACACCATAGGCCCCGCCATCTTCACCCTCTGGCTTCTCGGACCAGGGCGGCTCTCCAAAGTGGGCACCGCCGTGGCGGTGGCGCTGGCCGCATCTGTGGTGGTCCTGCCTTGGCCTCACTCGGCGGCGCATTTGTTAGCTAAACGCTTAGCGTTGGGTCAGATAGTGTTGGTGTACGTGGTGGCGTACGATAATGGTGTTCACACTGATCCTCTGATGCACCCTTTGCGCTTGGCAGCTAGCACCGCCTTAGGTGCTCTTGCTTGCCTTGTGACCTTGCTTCTTCCATACCCGCGTTTTGCATGCTCCCAG ATGAATGAAATGTACAAGCTATTAACAAAGAACATGTCGAAGAGATTGAGGATTCTCATAAAAGTAATAAGCGAGGAGGAGAAAGCTAATGCAATTGGATTCATCTCTCAAGCCAAATCTTTGGCAACCAAGCGAACCAATCTCCTTTCTCTCATCACACTCTACAAA GAGGGCGTGCAGTGGGAGATAGTTCCATGTAAAATTTTGAGATCACATTGCTTGAGCAAAATACAGAGACTTGGAGAGGTAGATAAGAACCTGAGAGGGATGGAACTGGCTTTAACTTGCACCAATTCATTCACAATCAACATTCTCAACCAAAACCTTAAACACGGTCTCAATAACCTCGAGGAACATATTAGCGTAGCCATAAAACAACCTAAACAGGGCTTACGTGGCGGTTCACTAACTGTTCCAGAATCCAATGCAAAAGACGTAACACTTTTTCTCCAATCCCTTCAAACCATTCCAACTACTCACCAACAATTacccatcttcttcttcttattttgCACCCAACTCCTCCACAAAAAACCACTCAAACAAGCTCCAACTTCTGCTCAAGACAATAACACAAATGAAAATTCTCACTGGGCTAATTGGGTAGCAACATTgagaaatacaaattttattccACCGATTAAATTCTCTCTATCTTTGGGCCTCGCAGTGTTCTTGGGCTTAGTATATAGCAAGGAAAACGGATACTGGGCTGGGCTCTCAGTGGCCGTGAGCTATGTTTCGGGAAGGGAAGCAACATTTAGGGCAGCAAATGTTAAAGCCCAAGGGACCGTGTTGGGAACTGTGTACGGCGTTTTGGGCTGCTTCGTATTTCAGAGATTCTTCCACATAAGATTCTTGTCTCTCCTTCCTTGGTTCATTTTCACAAGCTTCCTTCAACGAAGCCAAATGTATGGGCCTGCTGGAGCCATTTCCGCAGTTATTGGGGCCGTTCTAATTCTTGGTAGGAAAAACTATGGCCCACCGAGTGAGTTTGCTATCGCCAGAATCGTTGAAACCTTTATTGGGCTCTCCTCTTCTATTTTCATGGATCTTATTTTAGAGCCCAAAAGAGCTTCCACTTGTGCCAAAATGGAGCTCTCCCAATGCTTGGCCACACTTGGCGAGTCCATTGGGTCGTTGAGTCTACTTTATAGTGAGACCAATTTGGAAGAAAAGCTAACGACTTTGAAAATGCAAGTTAGTGAACTTAAGAAATTTGTTGTGGAAGCAGAAGTGGAACCTAATTTTTGGTTTGTACCGTTTAACAGTGTTTGTTATAATAAGGTTTTGGGGTCATTGTCGAGAATGGTGGAGCTCTTGTGGTTTGGAGAACGTGCTTTGAAGTTCCTCCAGCAAGAATTCCAGCGATGTGGGGCTTACGAGAAAGAGGATGTGAACACGCTAAACGCTAAACTTGAACATGTGAAGGAATTTATTTGCTCATCGATAAAAAATATCGAGGAGATTTGTGGAACTAAACGTGTTGAGAAGAATGAAAACCCTTATGATGTTGAAGCGGGAAAGTCAAGTGAGTGTAACACATGCATGGTTTCAGGTTTAGGAGAAGATGGAATAGAAGAAATAATTGGATGGTTTCTGCAACTTTGTAGAAGTGTTGTTGATAAGTTAGATGGTGATGAAAGTGAAGTGAAGAACCAAGTTGTTCTGAGTTTGAGTGCTTTAGGGTTCTGCTTGTTTTCATGCATACGAGGAACAATAGAGATTGAAGAAGCAATCATTGAAATTGTACAATGA